One Thioclava sp. ES.031 genomic window, CGCGCGCATAGAGCTCCACCACACCGTGGCTCATCGCCCAGACATGCGCTGCGACCATCGCGACGGGCGGGCGTTTTTCCGGTGGCACATGTTCCATAAGGGCGCGCGTCGCGCGTTCCATCGCGGTGCTCGATTTGCTCGCCACCGCGGCAAGGTCGGGCGAACGGTTGGGCGAGATGCCGCTTTCGAACATCGCCATGTAGTGCCCCGGATATTTCCGGGCGAAGGCGAGATAGGCCCGGCCCACCGCCGAAAACGCCGCCAACGCTGAAGGCTTCCCACCGTTCCACGCATGATCCAAAAGATCGCCGAAAATCAGATAACCCTGACGCGCGCATTCCGCGATCAGGTCCTCGCGCCCCTCGAAATGGCGATAGACCGCAGCCGGGGTCACGCCTGCGCGTTTCGCCGCCTCCGAGAGCGTGAACCCGGTCGGGCCCTTCTCCTCGATCAGCTCCAGCGCGGAGGCGACAAGCGCCTGACGCAGATTGCCGTGATGATAGCCTTGCTTAGACATTCAGAACGTCGATGCCGCCGCAGATTTTACCGTCGATTTCGCCAATCGCCTCGGGGTCCTTATGCGCGTAATCGACCGCGTTCAGCACCGTCTGGATCGCGGCGATCCGGGCCCGTTTCTTGTCGTCCGAGCGGATCACCGTCCAGGGCGCATGATCGGTGTCAGAGCGCTCGAGCGTCTCCTGAATCGCCTCGGAATAGGCGTCCCAGCGCTTGAGCCCTTCGACGTCGATCCAGCTCAGTTTCCATTGCTTGAGCGGGTCCTTCTCGCGCTTGAGGAAGCGGCGCAGCTGCTCGGCGCGGTCCACGTTCAGCCAGAGCTTCACGAGGATGACCCCGTCATCCACCAGCATCTTCTCGAAATCGGGAAGCTGGTAGAAGAAATGCTCGCGCTGCTGGGGCGTGCAGAAATCGAAGACATGCTCGACCACGCCCCGGTTATACCAGCTCCGGTCGAACATCGCGATCTGGCCCGCCGCGGGCAGCCAGTCGATATAGCGCTGGAAATACCATTGCGTGGCTTCGGTCTCGGTGGGTTTGGGCAGCGCCACGACATAGGCCGAGCGCGGGTTCAGGTTCTGCCGCATCCGCCCGATCGTGCCGCCTTTGCCCGCCGCGTCGCGCCCCTCGAAGATCACCGCGATCCGCTTGCCGGTTTCCTTGGCGTCCCAGAACATTTTGACCAGTTCGACCTGAAGCGCCTCCATCTGGCGGTCGTATTTCTTGCGCTTCATCTCCTCGTCATAGGGATAGGAGGGCGAGAGCATGTCATCCTTGCCCGCCTCCTCGATCGCCTCGCGCACGGCATCGGGCGCTTCGGTCTCAAGGTAGCGGGTGATGTCGCCCACGAAGGGGATGTCAAACGGCGGGTCGCTCTTATCCTTGGCCATGATCTGCCTTTTGTCGTTTCACGGCAGTATGCTGCGCGGGCAGGGGCGGTGCAAGCGGCGCCGCATGCGCAAGGGGCGGCGAACGCGCGTCTGTGATTTGTGTGCAAAGCCGGAGGGCCGGGCGCTCAGGCGGCCCTCACTCCGCAGCCGCGCGCATCGGGATCGAATAGCCCGCGCGCTTGGCCACGCGATCGACCGCAGCGACCGTCTGCTGCAACGCGACATGCGGGACCATATGGCCGATCCCGTCGAGCGAGATCAGCTCTGCCCCCGGCACCTCGTTCGTGAACGGCACCGCGTGGATCTGCTCGCCCACGATGGTGTCGGCCGTGCCGTGGACCGAGACCACCGGCAGATCGAGATCGGGGTAATGCGGGATCATCGCCTGAATTTCCGGCTTCAGGCTGGCGCGCTGACGGGCATTCACCCGCATCGTCTGCACCCGCAGCGTCATGCCGGGGCCGAACCAGTGCAGATAGCCGATCGGCATCTCCTGCGGCGTGAAGACGCTCTCGACCTCGGAGCGGATGATCGCGGGCGGGGTCCAGGCCGAAATCAGCGGCACGACGACCGCCTGACCCAGCGGCGGCGAGGTGATCTCATAGAGCAGCGGCAGCCCGCTATCCCAGCTATGCGAAGGCGCGGAGACCGGCACCAGACCCGAGAGCGTTCCGGGCTGATACACCGCCCAGGCAATCGCCACCGCGCCCCCATAGGAATGGCCAAGCACGATGGGAACGTCCGCGCCCGCGAGCTTGGTCGCCTCCTGCAGCAGCTTGGCCTGATTTTCGATCGTATCCTGATCCGCCGGCAGCGGGTCGGAATAGCCGAACCCCGGACGGTCGGGCACGAAGACGCGATAGCGTTTCGCCAGTTCCGGAGCGAGATCGAAGGTCAGGTCGCGGGCCGAGCCCGACGCGCCGTGGATCAATACCACTGCCGGGCCGTGATCGCCCTTGATGACCATATGAACGCGCTGGTCGCCGACATCGACGAAGATGCCGTTGGGGGGATAGCGCTGCTCCGCCATGCGGGCCCGCCAGCTCTCCAACCCCCATGTCGCGCCGCCCAAGATGAGCAGCAGCACGACAAGGCTAGTTACCAATCTCGGCCAGATCATACGGCGTTTCCTGATAAATCTCGTTTATCCAGTTGCCGTAAAGCAGGTGGGCGTGGCTTTTCCACCTGTTGGTCGGCACCCGGCTAGGGTCGTCCTCAGGATAGTAATTCGCGGGGACGTTGATTGGTTTCCCCGACGCGACGTCACGATCGTATTCTTCCTTTAGCGTGCCGCTGTCATATTCGAGATGATTGAAGATATAGAGCGCGCGATGGGCGCGATCTTCGACCAGACAGGGCCCGGTTTCATCGGAATGGATCAGCGTGGTCATGCCCGCCGCTTCCAGCTCGTCGCGCCGCATCTCGGTCCAGCGGCTGACCGGGATCAGCAGATCGTCCGAGAAGCCCCGCAGATAGGGCGAGGCGGGCGCGCAATTGCGGTGCCGGAAGCAGCCGAAGGCCTTGTGATCGAGCATATGCTTGTTCACGCCGTGGAAGTAATAGGCCATCGCCATGCCGCCCCAGCACACGCCGAAGGTCGAGAAGACATGGGTCTGGGTCCACTCGAAGATCCGCTTGAGCTCCTCCCAGTAAGTCACTTCCTCGAAAGGTAAATGTTCGATCGGGGCGCCGGTGATGATCAGACCGTCGAACTTCTCGCCGGTGGCCTCGACCTCCTCGAATGGACGATAGAACTCTTCCATATGCGCGGCGGCGGTGTTCTTCGTCTGGTGCTCGCTCATGCGGATCAGCTGGAAGTCGATCTGCAGCGGCGTCGCACCGATCAGCCGGGCGAACTGGTTCTCGGTCTGGATTTTCTTCGGCATGAGATTGAGAAGACCGATCCGAATGGGGCGGATTTCCTGCCGGGATGCGCGCTCGGGCGACATCACCATCACGCCTTCCCGCGACAGGATGTCGAAGGCGGGGAGGTTCTCAGGAAGCTTGATCGGCATTGTTTCTCAATCTCTTACAAGGCGAAGTTAAAGTGATGCGCGAAGTGTCTTGGCTCACGCGGGCAAAGCATCAGCGATCAGCGATGTAAAATCTTTCGCGTCGCGGACAAGGTAGAGATCCTCGGCACGGATCGTCACGCCCCAGTTTTTCGCCATCGCCGCATAGCGCGGCTGACGATGCGCCAGCGCCTGCGCATAGGTCCAGCGCACGAAATCGTCGGGGTCGACCTGCGCCTCCGCCACGCCGTTCAACTCGCGATACTCGGCCCATTTCGCGGCCAGAAACTCGGGCTGATAATACATCGGTTTTGGCGCGCGCGAGAAGCGGTTGATCAGCTCCTCGGTATGGGCCTCGGAGCCCTCGATCCAGACCATCAGCAGGTTCTGCGACAGCGAGGTCAGGATAGGATCCTCGGGGTCGTCGGGGTCCACCACCTCGCAGATCGAGCCGCCGGAATCGCACAGGAAATTCTCGATCCCGTAAATCTGCTTCGCGCGGTCGATGAAATGCGCCGTATCCAGCAGCGCCGCCATCTCCGCCGTGCGGTGCTGGCTCTGCCGTTCCAGATATTCCTCGAAGGGCAGCCCGCCCTTGGCCGGATCGCCGGGCTTGCCGAGATAGGTCGAGAGCGGCGCGAGGTTCTCGAACGTGATGTTCGACGCGATATAGACCGAGTCCGACAGCAGAAGTTCCGCCAGGAACGGGTTCTTCATCGCCTCGCGCTTGAAGTTGTCGGCGATATATTCGCCCATGTAGCGCGTGCCGATCCGGTAATCGACGGAGTAGTGGAACCAGCCCTCGTCGCGCAGGAGGTTCGCAGCCCAGGTCTTGCCGAGGCCGGACATGCCGAACAGCGCTACCTTCCTCGATTTGGCGGCCAGCCACTCGGCGCGATTGGAATAGATCATGTCGTCCCCATTGGTCTTTCGCCCCGGTGTAGCCCGGCAAGGCGCGCGCGTCACGGGGTTTTGGGACGGCGGTTCAGGATCATCAGGCCAAGCGCGAGGATCGCGAAGCCCAAGGCCTCCGCCCAGCCCAGACGTTCGCCATAGACCGCCCAACCCGCGAGGATCGCGACGGGCGGGATTAGAAGCGTCACAAGCGCGAGGTTGGCCGCCCCCGCCAGCGCGAGAATGCGGTAATAGAGAAGGTAGGCCAGCGCCGAACAGCCGAAGCCGAGCCAGAGCATCGCGATCCAGACCGAGGGCGCGTAATCGAAGCTCGGCACGCCGTCGGTGACAAGCAGGATCGGCAGGGTCCAGATCGCGCCGCCGGTGAGCATCCCGGCCGCGGCAACTTCGGGCCGTAACCCTCTGATTGCAAAGCGCGCATAGGCTCCGGCGAAGCCATAGCTCAGCGCCGCGCCCAGCACGGCGAGCTGGCCCGCCGAGGTCAGGTCGAACCCTTTCAGCGCATCCGGTCCGATCGCCACCACGACGCCTGCAAAGCCGACCGCGATGCCGGTGGCCTTGCGTGCGCTCAGCCGCTCGTCGGTAAAGACAACGGCCGCGACCAGCGCCCCGAAAATCGCGGTAGAGGCGTTCAGGATCGAGGCCAGCCCGCTATCGATATGCTTCTGCCCCCAGACGATGAGCGAGAAGGGAATGGCGTTGTTCAACAGCCCCATGATCAGGAAATGCCCGAGATAGATCGGATGCCGCGGCACCGGCAGGCGGCGCAGCGCGACATAGGCCCAGATCAGCACCGCGCCCGAGGCCACACGCAGGAAGACCACGGTAAAGACGCCCGCGCCTTCCAACGCTGCGCGGTTCGACAGGAAGGACGAGCCCCAGATCAGCGCCAGCGCCGCGAGGAGCGCCCAGGCGAGCGGGGTGAGGGATAAAGGGGCGGGTGCGTGTTTCATCGCTTCGATCTAGCGGGCGGCAGCGACGCGCACCACCCGGAACTTGCGGCATTGCCGAGGCCCCAAGAAAAAGCCCCGCACGAAGCGGGGCTTTTCCTGAAATATCAGAGGCTTGCGATCAGAAGCTAACGCCAACGCGCAGACCCGCGCCCCAACCGTCATTGCCGGAGAAGTCGGTTTGGACGCCCGGCGGAAGCGTGGTTTTCGCGTCGCCGATATCGACGTAGCGCAGACCGCCAGTGATCTTGATGTTGTCGGTCGCCTGATAGCTCGCAGCGAAGGACACCGATTTGTAACCATCGGTCGGGCCCAAGTTGCCGACGGTGCCGCCCTGGTGCTTCTCGTAGCCGAACATGATCGCGCCCGACCATTGGTCGGTAAAGCGGCGGCCCAGGCCGATGTTGTAGGTGATCGTGTTGTTCGCGTAGTCGACGAGCGAGTCACCCGAGGTCGCCATCTGGTAGCCCAGCGGGGTGATGTCGAATTGCTTCCAATGCACCCAGCGGACGGAGCCCATAACCAGAGTATCTTTCGCGATACCGGTTTGGAACTCGAGGTTCACCGATTCCGGAACCGTCGTCGAGAAGGGGGCGCTCGGCGAGCCATTCTCGGTCACGGAGAACTCGTGCTCGATCTTCGAATTGTAGGTCAGCGCCACGCGGGCGGCGATCTCGGGCTTCTCCCAAGCCGCACCGACCACATACCCGAAATCGGTCTCGTCCGACGTGGACATGGAGTAGCCGAGAGCCGGCAAGGTCACGTGCCCTTGGACGCTTTCGCTGCGCAGACCGCCATAAACCGAGACGTTGTTCGGCATTTTATAGCGTACGAGGGCGGTGACTGCGGACGATTTGATCGAGGCCTTCGAGCCTGCGATCGGGTAATCTGCAAGCGGATTGCCGGTGGCGCCTGCGGGGTAGTTCACTTTCGCGCCGACGGGCTGGTCGAAGATGACTGCGAGATCCCACTGGTCGTTGAGCTGCTGCTTGTAACCAAGGCTCACCGTGCCGTAGCCCGGAGCCATGTCGCCCGAGTTCGAGTTGTTGAGCGGGTAGGTGCCCGACACATCCGGGTTGAAACCGCCTACGCTGAATTCAGCGTAATTGCCCTGCTCGAACAGGATGCCGACCGATTGCGTCGAGCGCTCCACCCCGCCCGCATGGGCCGCGCCTGCCCCAATCGCGAGTGCGGCCATCGAAGTCATCACACGTTTCATAATGTTCCTCTTCCCTAACGTGTCCCGAAGGAGATCCAAACGTCCCGACGGAATTCCTTTTGGCGACGCTATCACCCGGAAGGTGTAAATCAATCTGCGCATCACGGTGACGTCACGTTCTGTTGCCGGCTTGCCATCAAAAACGTGTCTTCGGGGCCACTCGAAGGTGACGTTTACGTCAAGTTCTGAACTGAAAAGTTTAGAAACTCTTGGAAAGCTTGAGAATCGCGAGCAG contains:
- a CDS encoding ATPase; translation: MIYSNRAEWLAAKSRKVALFGMSGLGKTWAANLLRDEGWFHYSVDYRIGTRYMGEYIADNFKREAMKNPFLAELLLSDSVYIASNITFENLAPLSTYLGKPGDPAKGGLPFEEYLERQSQHRTAEMAALLDTAHFIDRAKQIYGIENFLCDSGGSICEVVDPDDPEDPILTSLSQNLLMVWIEGSEAHTEELINRFSRAPKPMYYQPEFLAAKWAEYRELNGVAEAQVDPDDFVRWTYAQALAHRQPRYAAMAKNWGVTIRAEDLYLVRDAKDFTSLIADALPA
- a CDS encoding alpha/beta fold hydrolase, whose amino-acid sequence is MIWPRLVTSLVVLLLILGGATWGLESWRARMAEQRYPPNGIFVDVGDQRVHMVIKGDHGPAVVLIHGASGSARDLTFDLAPELAKRYRVFVPDRPGFGYSDPLPADQDTIENQAKLLQEATKLAGADVPIVLGHSYGGAVAIAWAVYQPGTLSGLVPVSAPSHSWDSGLPLLYEITSPPLGQAVVVPLISAWTPPAIIRSEVESVFTPQEMPIGYLHWFGPGMTLRVQTMRVNARQRASLKPEIQAMIPHYPDLDLPVVSVHGTADTIVGEQIHAVPFTNEVPGAELISLDGIGHMVPHVALQQTVAAVDRVAKRAGYSIPMRAAAE
- a CDS encoding DMT family transporter, giving the protein MKHAPAPLSLTPLAWALLAALALIWGSSFLSNRAALEGAGVFTVVFLRVASGAVLIWAYVALRRLPVPRHPIYLGHFLIMGLLNNAIPFSLIVWGQKHIDSGLASILNASTAIFGALVAAVVFTDERLSARKATGIAVGFAGVVVAIGPDALKGFDLTSAGQLAVLGAALSYGFAGAYARFAIRGLRPEVAAAGMLTGGAIWTLPILLVTDGVPSFDYAPSVWIAMLWLGFGCSALAYLLYYRILALAGAANLALVTLLIPPVAILAGWAVYGERLGWAEALGFAILALGLMILNRRPKTP
- the ppk2 gene encoding polyphosphate kinase 2, producing MAKDKSDPPFDIPFVGDITRYLETEAPDAVREAIEEAGKDDMLSPSYPYDEEMKRKKYDRQMEALQVELVKMFWDAKETGKRIAVIFEGRDAAGKGGTIGRMRQNLNPRSAYVVALPKPTETEATQWYFQRYIDWLPAAGQIAMFDRSWYNRGVVEHVFDFCTPQQREHFFYQLPDFEKMLVDDGVILVKLWLNVDRAEQLRRFLKREKDPLKQWKLSWIDVEGLKRWDAYSEAIQETLERSDTDHAPWTVIRSDDKKRARIAAIQTVLNAVDYAHKDPEAIGEIDGKICGGIDVLNV
- a CDS encoding TetR/AcrR family transcriptional regulator, which gives rise to MSKQGYHHGNLRQALVASALELIEEKGPTGFTLSEAAKRAGVTPAAVYRHFEGREDLIAECARQGYLIFGDLLDHAWNGGKPSALAAFSAVGRAYLAFARKYPGHYMAMFESGISPNRSPDLAAVASKSSTAMERATRALMEHVPPEKRPPVAMVAAHVWAMSHGVVELYAREGNRSPYAPEDLLESGIGVYLRGLGLIAPD
- the metA gene encoding homoserine O-succinyltransferase gives rise to the protein MPIKLPENLPAFDILSREGVMVMSPERASRQEIRPIRIGLLNLMPKKIQTENQFARLIGATPLQIDFQLIRMSEHQTKNTAAAHMEEFYRPFEEVEATGEKFDGLIITGAPIEHLPFEEVTYWEELKRIFEWTQTHVFSTFGVCWGGMAMAYYFHGVNKHMLDHKAFGCFRHRNCAPASPYLRGFSDDLLIPVSRWTEMRRDELEAAGMTTLIHSDETGPCLVEDRAHRALYIFNHLEYDSGTLKEEYDRDVASGKPINVPANYYPEDDPSRVPTNRWKSHAHLLYGNWINEIYQETPYDLAEIGN